In the Halococcus agarilyticus genome, AACGGTTTTTTACGAAGAAGTCATCAACTCCACTATATAATGGAAGAAGATAGATTATAGTGCCCAAGAATCGCTATAATATAACAAAATCAATCGAATGCGTCCAACACCTGAAAGGCGATTTCGCCAGGTAGTTTTCTCTTCCATGATTTATCTCACCTCTTCAACTGACTTTTCCATACCCTCATCAACTTGTCTATGTCCGATAACATCTATTGTGTCTCTCATAATTCACCTCGCTGATACTGCCAATACAGATATGGTGAAAGAACTGTGATAGTGAGAACGAACAAGATGGTGCCTAGTGCAGCTCCGTAGGCCCATTGGTTGGCTGAAAAAGCTTCTCGATACATCATAGTCCCCAGTATATCTGCTCCTGGACCAGGATTATCACCGAACACAGTATATAACCAGCTAAATGCTTTCAGAGCAAACACCATTACCACCACAGCTATACTGACAGATGCCGAACTCAGTTGTGGTACAATGATTTTCCGATAGGTGGTAATGAGGGAAGCACCATCGATCTCGGCAGCTTCATAGTGTTCTTGCGGTATCGTCCGTAATGTTGCTAAGTAAATAACCATTGCATATCCGCTATATTGCCACACTAACGCAATAGTAACCGATACGAGTACAAGACTAGGATTTGAAAGCCAGTATTGGGTTAAGAAATCAAGGCGCGCTGCGCGAAGCAATGAATTGATAACCCCCGTATTGTAATTAAACATCCAAGTCCAGATCACGCCAGTTACAACAAAGGAGAGACTGAAAGGCAGCAGATATATCGTTCGAAAGCCCTTCCCGAACCGAAGTTGCTGGTCAAGGAGTATAGCCAATAGTACCCCGACAAAGAGGCACGCAGCGGTGAATACTATCAATAATACAACAGTATTCCGTGTCGCGTTCCAAAATGTTGCGTCAGAGATCATTCTTGAGTACATCTCAAAGTCAAATTGAGAGATCTGGTACTCTGGGAGTGCTAATCCTGAGAAGTCGGTTAGCGAAAGAACAAAGCTCCAAGTAATTCCACCGTATACAAAGACACCTATTAGAAGAGTCGGTGGAAGCCAAAACGGCATAGACCGAATTAGTTCACTTTTGCGGAGTCTCTCAAACTGAGCGAATTTTGCCTGTCTCTTCGCTTCATCCAGGATGGACATTATGGAGTGAGTATGTATAATTTGATTGACTTATTCGCTCACAATATCGATGATGTTCTGCTGTGCCTTTTGTATATTGTAACCAGAAATGAAATTGGCCATCCCTTCTGTCAGGTTGTTCAGCGTGTCTGGTGGCAGGGCCAAACCATGTGCGATGGATGGAGGCTGTGCTTCAGAATTGTTGAACTGTTCAATTTGCTTCTTCAAGAATGGACCGAAATCCTCTTTCGGAACATCGGATCGAGGAGGTATCGAGCCTTTAAGAGGGTTGAAAATTTCTTGAGCTTCAACTGTTCCGACAAATTCGAGGAATTTTCTTGTAGCATTAGGTGATGGGTTGTTCTTGGGGAAGGGGAAACCGTCCATGTTTAGTTGGTAGTACCCTTTTGTGCCAGGCCAGGGAACATGTCGCCAACCACTTTCATAGTCAAAGCCGTCGATTGTTTCGAAGTTTCCGGCCTGCCAATCTCCCTGATTCATGAACGCTGCTTCCCCATTGGCTACCTTGTAGCCCGCTTCGTCCTGATTAATAGATCCTGCATCTTGTGTATAGTACTCGGAATACGATTTGACTGTTTCAAGTGCACTGGTAACGGCATCTTCAATACCATCTGTGTTCCCGCCGATGAACTGCTGGAAAGTGTCAACCCCAGCCTCGCCAAGCAGAGTTACGCTGAACAACTGAAGTGTCCCTTGAGCCGAACTAGTTTCTTGGCCCATGCCCGCGGCATCAGTTTCTGATTCGATGGTATCCATAGCATCAATCAGATCTTGCGGGTTGCCAAAGGAGGTTGGATCAACCCCTGCCTCCTCCACTAACTCGACGTTGTAAAACAAATTATTAATCCTGTGGATATTAAGTGGGACAGCGTAAAACGGATTCTCTGAATCTCCGGCTCTCGCCTGCAACTTCGGACCATCTAAATATGCGTTCCGTTTTTTCTCCGTCCAAATATCTCCAATATCTTTTAACTTATCCGCTTGAGCGTACGGTTGTAAATTTTCGCCGGGCCAATCCTGCCATGTACTCGGCGGGTTATTATTGAGAACTCTGTTTTGGATGACATTGTGGAGGTTTTGTCCACCAGCTCCTCCCACAGGATTCTCCGTGACCTTTATGTTGGGGTTTTTCTCTTTGAAACGATCAAGCAACGCAGTCATTGCCTCGCCATCACCGCCTGCTGTCCACCAGTGTTGGAGTTCGAGTTCTGAGTTGTTGCTACTACCGTCCCCAGATTGGTTACTACTACCCGTGGACTGATTGTTTCT is a window encoding:
- a CDS encoding carbohydrate ABC transporter permease; the encoded protein is MSILDEAKRQAKFAQFERLRKSELIRSMPFWLPPTLLIGVFVYGGITWSFVLSLTDFSGLALPEYQISQFDFEMYSRMISDATFWNATRNTVVLLIVFTAACLFVGVLLAILLDQQLRFGKGFRTIYLLPFSLSFVVTGVIWTWMFNYNTGVINSLLRAARLDFLTQYWLSNPSLVLVSVTIALVWQYSGYAMVIYLATLRTIPQEHYEAAEIDGASLITTYRKIIVPQLSSASVSIAVVVMVFALKAFSWLYTVFGDNPGPGADILGTMMYREAFSANQWAYGAALGTILFVLTITVLSPYLYWQYQRGEL
- a CDS encoding ABC transporter substrate-binding protein, translating into MTDDSEYVSRRKYLAWASAATGGAMALAGCTGGQDQGSSNQSQGGRNNQSTGSSNQSGDGSSNNSELELQHWWTAGGDGEAMTALLDRFKEKNPNIKVTENPVGGAGGQNLHNVIQNRVLNNNPPSTWQDWPGENLQPYAQADKLKDIGDIWTEKKRNAYLDGPKLQARAGDSENPFYAVPLNIHRINNLFYNVELVEEAGVDPTSFGNPQDLIDAMDTIESETDAAGMGQETSSAQGTLQLFSVTLLGEAGVDTFQQFIGGNTDGIEDAVTSALETVKSYSEYYTQDAGSINQDEAGYKVANGEAAFMNQGDWQAGNFETIDGFDYESGWRHVPWPGTKGYYQLNMDGFPFPKNNPSPNATRKFLEFVGTVEAQEIFNPLKGSIPPRSDVPKEDFGPFLKKQIEQFNNSEAQPPSIAHGLALPPDTLNNLTEGMANFISGYNIQKAQQNIIDIVSE